The Fructilactobacillus ixorae genome has a window encoding:
- a CDS encoding glycoside hydrolase family 32 protein, with translation MAETKEEKSMEPDQHRMPQVTNSRFQQHYHLIPPQGWMNDPNGFTYFQGYYHLFYQYHPYGVEWGPMHWGHARSRDLVHWETLPPALAPDSAADESGCFSGSAIVKDNRLFLIYTGHHVPDADHPDDFWQTQNVAVSDDGLHFYKLATNPVIAEPPADNSHHFRDPKVFEHDGAYYLVLGSQVAQTATGRVLLYRSQNLVDWQFQGVITAAESPTAGFMWECPDLFRLNGQDVLMMSPQGIPAGKQTNLNLYQTSYYMGQFDFATAHYTHAQLRELDHGHDFYAAQTMLAPDGRRIVIGWLDMWEAPFPEQADGWAGTMTLPRELTSHHDQLMMFPVAEVQQLRTQQLLDEHWQGTERLLAVPDARHLELHLQTELNQWQGTQITLRLHAGQPDLQLTYYSHTQQLVLQRAGADAQRFAQLRPTALLDVHVWTDTSSVEIFVNHGEAVFSERFYPEVNPQVTLTADAPVNVDLTAYQLE, from the coding sequence ATGGCAGAAACTAAGGAGGAAAAAAGCATGGAACCTGATCAGCACCGAATGCCGCAAGTCACCAACTCACGTTTTCAGCAGCACTATCATTTGATTCCACCCCAGGGTTGGATGAACGATCCGAACGGCTTTACTTACTTTCAGGGTTACTATCATCTGTTTTATCAGTATCATCCCTATGGAGTGGAATGGGGACCCATGCACTGGGGGCACGCCCGTAGTCGTGATTTAGTTCACTGGGAAACGTTACCACCAGCACTGGCACCAGATAGTGCCGCCGATGAATCCGGTTGTTTTTCGGGCAGTGCAATTGTGAAAGATAACCGCTTGTTCCTCATTTACACGGGGCATCACGTTCCAGATGCCGACCATCCTGATGACTTTTGGCAGACCCAAAACGTGGCTGTGAGTGACGATGGGCTTCATTTTTATAAGCTGGCTACGAATCCAGTCATTGCGGAGCCACCGGCGGACAACAGCCACCATTTTCGCGATCCGAAAGTGTTTGAACACGATGGAGCTTACTACCTCGTGTTAGGCAGTCAAGTGGCGCAGACCGCCACCGGCCGGGTGTTGCTCTATCGGTCGCAGAACCTCGTGGACTGGCAATTTCAGGGGGTCATCACGGCCGCCGAGTCCCCGACCGCGGGCTTTATGTGGGAATGTCCTGACCTGTTCCGCTTGAACGGGCAGGACGTCTTAATGATGTCACCCCAGGGGATTCCGGCAGGAAAACAAACTAATTTAAACCTCTACCAAACGAGCTATTACATGGGACAATTCGACTTTGCCACGGCTCATTATACGCATGCTCAACTTCGGGAACTGGACCACGGTCATGATTTTTATGCCGCCCAAACCATGCTGGCTCCCGATGGGCGGCGGATCGTGATTGGCTGGCTGGATATGTGGGAAGCGCCCTTTCCAGAACAAGCCGACGGGTGGGCCGGGACAATGACCCTCCCGCGCGAACTAACCAGCCACCATGACCAGTTAATGATGTTTCCGGTGGCTGAGGTGCAACAACTGCGTACGCAACAGCTCCTGGATGAACACTGGCAGGGCACAGAACGATTGTTAGCGGTTCCAGACGCCCGGCACTTAGAACTGCACCTACAAACTGAATTGAATCAGTGGCAAGGGACTCAGATTACTTTGCGGTTGCACGCGGGACAACCGGATTTACAGCTCACGTACTACTCTCACACGCAGCAATTAGTGTTACAACGGGCCGGGGCGGATGCACAACGTTTTGCGCAACTCCGGCCGACAGCGTTGCTTGACGTGCACGTCTGGACCGATACCAGTTCGGTCGAGATCTTTGTAAACCATGGAGAAGCGGTGTTTAGCGAACGATTTTATCCCGAAGTGAATCCGCAGGTGACCCTCACGGCGGATGCACCAGTGAACGTAGACCTAACTGCTTATCAATTAGAATAA
- a CDS encoding methylenetetrahydrofolate reductase, translated as MAFPVGVEISAQATPAANQAWLARSGLGTTVRPTFVTVTDRTGGQVLAPEWVDMVARLTAVQLPVMPHLTGLYQTPWGLKQRVQTLAGLGVHHYLVLRGDRNSNCRPTGYYPHATDLLRVLHRVPQLELGAAAYPMRHPESGTWGAELFYLRAKVQAGAQFLVTQFCFDDSALVAWLDRLQTAQLRVPVIVGVLPLTSRMRLRQAEQLLGEPLPAAIQQQFATCLDEQAVFTQGLRLARAQINTLRQYGVGVQVYTFNDVALIRSLNELIN; from the coding sequence ATGGCATTTCCAGTGGGCGTTGAAATTTCAGCCCAAGCAACGCCGGCAGCGAACCAAGCCTGGCTAGCTCGGAGTGGGCTTGGAACAACGGTACGTCCGACGTTTGTGACTGTAACGGACCGTACTGGAGGTCAAGTATTAGCGCCGGAATGGGTTGACATGGTTGCGCGACTTACAGCTGTCCAACTCCCGGTGATGCCCCATCTAACGGGATTATACCAAACCCCCTGGGGTCTGAAGCAACGCGTTCAGACTCTGGCAGGATTAGGAGTGCATCACTACTTGGTGTTACGAGGTGATCGGAACTCCAACTGCCGGCCAACCGGATATTATCCCCATGCTACGGACTTACTCCGCGTACTTCACCGAGTTCCCCAGTTAGAACTCGGTGCGGCTGCGTACCCGATGCGCCATCCGGAATCGGGAACTTGGGGGGCGGAATTGTTTTACTTGCGCGCCAAGGTTCAGGCGGGAGCTCAGTTTTTGGTGACCCAGTTTTGCTTTGATGACTCTGCCCTCGTGGCATGGTTGGATCGACTACAGACAGCTCAGCTGCGGGTCCCGGTAATTGTGGGGGTTTTACCGCTGACCAGTCGGATGCGCTTACGCCAGGCTGAGCAGTTATTGGGGGAACCGTTACCCGCAGCGATTCAACAACAATTTGCTACTTGTCTCGATGAGCAAGCTGTTTTCACCCAAGGGCTACGTCTAGCAAGAGCTCAAATTAACACTTTACGTCAGTACGGAGTAGGGGTGCAGGTCTACACGTTTAACGACGTGGCACTAATTCGTTCCTTAAATGAGTTAATTAATTAG
- a CDS encoding MDR family MFS transporter produces MSRAPRSEIRLTSVLIYSLLLNSGASLMWPLTTVYMHDTLHESLTVAGTVLFIMSCFMVLGNYLGGRLFDRWSPYQTAIISISIALIAVIWLIFAHGWPMFAILLFVYGLGEGSSLTLLNAYAAKVQSKSTRQVFNSVYIGVNLGVVIGTTAVGYLMKYGVAVVFTVAAFFYIILLLMTILEFNVKFPPVQAHLHAAGDHEVDMGTTPSPQPRLIWLICGMVFFVYLSYTLWESVMPVHMGDLHISFEKYSLIWPINGLLIVIGQPIVNRIGLHFRMVPQIAFGVTVFAATFFMLIWARDYYWFVIIMVVLTLGEMNGLPAIPAWIDSLADARSKGQYQGMFNIFMSLGRAVGPLFGGLMVEWFDYSILFAVAGSSILLALGAVLFANRRTTT; encoded by the coding sequence ATGAGCCGAGCACCTCGTTCTGAAATTCGGTTAACTTCGGTCTTAATTTATTCGTTACTACTTAATTCGGGGGCGTCCTTGATGTGGCCGTTAACGACCGTTTATATGCACGATACTCTGCACGAGTCGCTCACGGTCGCGGGCACGGTGTTATTCATCATGTCCTGCTTCATGGTGTTAGGTAACTATCTGGGAGGACGGTTGTTTGACCGCTGGTCGCCCTACCAAACCGCCATCATTAGTATTTCGATTGCATTAATTGCGGTTATTTGGTTAATTTTTGCGCATGGCTGGCCCATGTTCGCCATCCTCCTGTTTGTTTACGGGTTGGGCGAGGGATCCAGTCTGACCTTGTTAAATGCCTATGCAGCCAAGGTACAAAGCAAAAGTACCCGCCAGGTGTTTAACTCCGTTTATATTGGTGTGAACCTGGGCGTGGTAATCGGCACCACGGCAGTTGGTTACCTCATGAAGTATGGCGTGGCCGTCGTCTTTACGGTCGCCGCGTTCTTCTACATCATCCTGCTACTCATGACGATTCTTGAGTTTAACGTTAAATTTCCTCCGGTGCAAGCCCATTTGCATGCGGCAGGTGACCACGAGGTTGATATGGGAACCACTCCCAGCCCGCAGCCACGCTTAATCTGGTTAATTTGCGGCATGGTCTTTTTTGTCTATTTAAGTTACACATTGTGGGAAAGTGTCATGCCAGTTCACATGGGGGACTTGCACATTTCCTTTGAAAAATATAGTTTAATTTGGCCCATCAACGGGTTGTTAATTGTAATTGGGCAACCAATCGTGAATCGGATTGGGTTACATTTCCGCATGGTTCCCCAAATTGCGTTTGGGGTAACGGTATTTGCGGCAACCTTCTTTATGTTAATCTGGGCGCGTGACTATTACTGGTTTGTGATAATCATGGTCGTCTTAACCCTTGGAGAAATGAACGGACTCCCCGCTATTCCAGCCTGGATTGATAGTTTGGCGGATGCACGGTCAAAGGGTCAGTATCAGGGCATGTTTAACATTTTCATGTCGCTGGGGCGGGCGGTAGGTCCCTTGTTTGGCGGACTAATGGTAGAATGGTTTGACTATTCGATTCTATTTGCGGTTGCTGGGAGCTCGATTTTACTGGCCTTAGGCGCGGTCTTATTCGCTAATCGGCGGACGACGACATAA
- a CDS encoding DegV family protein — MIHIVTDSTAQLTPEEITANDLHVIPLQVSFEGKTYRDNVDITRQQFSDMLKDDKTEFPKTSQPALGQFVETYEQILKADPNGSIISIHLTHVISGTVETARSAAQQVNGDIRVIDSQSTDRGMAFEVLAAANLAQQGSTPDEIEKAVVAMIPEISLNVFVNSFDYLVKGGRASRAVGFISSLIQLKPVLELKDDQLAIMAKCRGAKKMHKIRDEITETLIKDPKVKEVGLSYVDSTEDVDVVANRIKEARPDIHVLVRLTCPVIMTHVGPGGFAIIYK, encoded by the coding sequence ATGATTCATATCGTTACAGATTCAACCGCCCAACTAACTCCAGAAGAGATCACCGCAAATGATTTACACGTCATTCCCTTACAGGTCAGCTTTGAAGGAAAGACCTACCGTGATAACGTTGACATCACCCGGCAACAGTTTTCCGACATGCTAAAGGATGATAAAACGGAATTTCCCAAAACCAGTCAACCTGCATTAGGGCAGTTCGTAGAAACTTACGAACAAATTCTCAAAGCTGATCCAAACGGTAGCATTATTTCGATTCACCTCACTCACGTTATCAGTGGAACGGTGGAAACGGCCCGGTCAGCGGCCCAACAAGTGAATGGCGACATCCGGGTTATCGATAGTCAATCCACCGATCGGGGGATGGCGTTTGAAGTCTTAGCAGCCGCTAACTTAGCCCAGCAAGGTAGCACCCCGGATGAAATTGAAAAAGCGGTGGTGGCCATGATTCCAGAAATCAGCCTCAACGTGTTCGTAAATAGCTTTGACTACCTAGTCAAGGGAGGCCGCGCTAGTCGTGCCGTTGGCTTTATTTCTTCCCTCATTCAACTCAAACCGGTCTTAGAACTCAAGGATGACCAGCTAGCCATTATGGCTAAGTGTCGGGGCGCCAAGAAAATGCACAAAATTCGGGACGAAATTACCGAAACCCTGATCAAGGATCCGAAGGTGAAGGAAGTCGGTCTCTCTTACGTGGACTCGACGGAAGACGTTGACGTAGTTGCCAACCGGATTAAGGAAGCCCGGCCGGACATTCACGTGTTGGTACGCCTCACCTGCCCAGTAATTATGACGCACGTAGGCCCTGGCGGCTTTGCCATTATTTATAAATAA
- a CDS encoding phosphatase PAP2 family protein has translation MMKRQGVLLGASLVMVGLMLGSLWWDLPLSQAVVNYQSFWGTVGQTIGSAPLYLVLVVSGEIGMAVGFRERRRWVGLFELLGGWVLVVWQVRKLVNETSSYGLLALTNVRFGLPVGTPSQALNDGSQRVASWELNLIWAGLVLLVTLLSQRWLAHQSEARLRQLFLVAIWASLTVVLAAAVNVGLKTIWGRYRPYEVFGYLQHFTSWDHINGPNGHHSFPSGHTMAATLSVVFSWFVSGRWRRWVWVLGVSYGIGIGISRLVIGAHFLSDITASFFLTLAIVDQMANCLQWQLNNRAQK, from the coding sequence ATGATGAAACGACAAGGGGTGCTGTTGGGTGCGAGCCTAGTCATGGTGGGACTTATGCTTGGTTCATTGTGGTGGGATTTACCCCTGAGTCAGGCCGTAGTTAACTACCAGAGCTTCTGGGGAACGGTGGGACAGACCATTGGTTCAGCTCCCCTGTATCTCGTGTTAGTGGTAAGTGGTGAAATTGGAATGGCCGTGGGATTTCGCGAGCGCCGACGTTGGGTGGGTTTATTCGAGTTGCTTGGCGGTTGGGTACTGGTTGTCTGGCAGGTAAGGAAACTAGTCAACGAAACCAGTTCCTATGGATTACTGGCGCTTACCAACGTCCGGTTCGGCTTGCCAGTGGGAACGCCCAGTCAGGCTTTAAACGATGGCAGTCAGAGGGTCGCTAGTTGGGAACTTAACCTTATTTGGGCGGGGCTCGTGCTCTTGGTAACGTTACTGAGTCAGCGGTGGTTAGCTCACCAGTCAGAAGCGCGGCTGCGCCAGTTATTTTTGGTCGCCATTTGGGCCAGCCTAACCGTGGTCCTAGCGGCAGCCGTCAACGTGGGTTTGAAAACCATCTGGGGTCGGTATCGGCCGTATGAAGTGTTCGGCTACCTTCAGCATTTTACCAGTTGGGATCACATTAACGGTCCTAACGGTCATCATTCATTTCCCTCCGGTCATACCATGGCCGCCACGCTGTCCGTGGTTTTTTCCTGGTTTGTTTCCGGAAGATGGCGTCGGTGGGTCTGGGTTCTGGGCGTCAGTTACGGCATTGGGATTGGAATTAGTCGGCTTGTAATTGGAGCCCATTTTCTCTCAGACATTACAGCGTCGTTCTTTTTAACCTTGGCAATTGTGGATCAGATGGCGAATTGCTTGCAATGGCAATTAAACAACCGGGCTCAGAAGTAG
- a CDS encoding LysM peptidoglycan-binding domain-containing protein has translation MKFKGLKTAAAITAVSAGVLFAGANNADASTNVTVKAGDTLSQIAQDYNVTVQSLKEANQIQDINRIYVGETFVIGDNGDVQVAAPQAPAAQPHYEVKQATAQPAAQTETPAAQPVQAQAPAKTEAPVAQPVQAQTPAQPAAKPAVAAQPAPTQAPVAASQASNSAAVENDGSLDSIAAVESGGSYAARNGQYIGKYQLSSAYLNGDYSPANQERVARQYAISRYGSVANAVAFRSTHNYW, from the coding sequence ATGAAATTTAAAGGACTAAAAACTGCTGCTGCCATTACCGCTGTTTCCGCTGGTGTTTTGTTTGCCGGTGCTAACAACGCTGACGCTTCTACGAACGTAACGGTTAAAGCTGGAGACACGCTTTCACAAATCGCCCAAGACTACAACGTAACGGTTCAAAGTTTAAAGGAAGCTAACCAGATCCAAGACATTAACCGGATTTACGTTGGTGAAACGTTTGTAATCGGTGACAATGGTGACGTTCAAGTGGCTGCTCCGCAAGCCCCAGCTGCTCAACCTCACTACGAAGTTAAACAAGCAACTGCTCAACCAGCTGCTCAAACTGAAACTCCAGCTGCGCAACCGGTTCAAGCACAAGCCCCAGCTAAGACTGAAGCCCCAGTTGCGCAACCAGTTCAAGCGCAAACTCCAGCTCAGCCAGCTGCAAAGCCAGCCGTAGCTGCCCAACCAGCACCAACGCAGGCTCCAGTTGCTGCTTCACAAGCAAGTAACAGTGCTGCGGTTGAAAACGATGGTTCCTTAGACTCCATCGCTGCCGTTGAATCTGGTGGTTCATACGCGGCTCGGAATGGTCAATACATTGGTAAATACCAATTGTCTTCAGCATACTTGAACGGTGACTACTCACCAGCTAACCAAGAACGGGTTGCTCGTCAATACGCAATCAGTCGTTACGGTTCAGTTGCAAACGCCGTTGCTTTCCGGAGCACTCACAACTACTGGTAA
- a CDS encoding glycosyltransferase family 8 protein, whose translation MSTTNPLDILVTCNQSYIPPLRVMLYSLRLNNPRVPVRVWFLQSDPDATTNEPLHNYANQLELELHIIQMDEHLELPASFLSAYHYPQEMYFRLLCANALPATLHRVLYLDPDLLVTNDLRPLWNLDLNGKMFAAAVHKGLTDIMRSVNNLRLGTDGGYYNSGVMLMDLDQMRHKVQVAELVHTIEKYHDYLILPDQDILNYLYSNDTKELSEALWNFDARKSLLYLTRSGGTENLAWVMSKTAIIHFCGKPKPWQSGSSTPYTALWLNYQQIVNTQFN comes from the coding sequence ATGTCTACCACTAATCCACTTGATATTTTGGTTACTTGTAACCAAAGCTACATTCCTCCCCTGCGGGTAATGTTATACTCGCTACGCTTAAATAATCCGAGGGTGCCCGTTAGAGTCTGGTTTTTACAGTCAGACCCCGATGCTACCACGAACGAACCCCTTCACAATTATGCTAACCAGCTTGAGTTGGAGCTTCACATCATCCAGATGGACGAACACCTAGAACTCCCCGCGTCCTTTTTGAGTGCCTATCATTATCCACAAGAAATGTACTTCCGGCTTCTGTGTGCCAACGCGTTACCCGCTACGCTTCATCGGGTGCTCTACCTAGATCCTGACCTGCTGGTCACAAACGACCTGCGTCCGCTCTGGAACCTTGATTTAAACGGCAAAATGTTCGCTGCCGCTGTCCATAAGGGACTCACAGACATCATGCGCTCCGTCAACAACCTCCGCCTCGGAACGGACGGTGGCTACTACAATTCAGGTGTCATGCTGATGGACTTAGATCAGATGCGCCACAAGGTTCAGGTTGCCGAGCTCGTTCATACGATTGAGAAGTATCATGATTACCTCATTCTACCGGATCAAGACATCCTAAACTACCTCTATAGTAATGATACCAAGGAGCTTTCAGAAGCGCTTTGGAACTTTGACGCCCGTAAATCATTGCTCTATCTAACCCGCAGCGGGGGCACCGAAAACCTGGCTTGGGTCATGTCCAAGACCGCCATCATCCATTTTTGCGGGAAACCCAAACCTTGGCAGTCCGGCAGTAGTACGCCTTATACGGCTCTCTGGCTTAATTACCAACAAATCGTTAATACCCAGTTTAACTAA
- a CDS encoding LPXTG cell wall anchor domain-containing protein, with protein sequence MGFIVNAKADSEPVATIAKNEAPNPQYNSQMAENQVAGETNSIQTGGESNNQNSPVSTVTSANDAGASESISNTSATTTSTSSSVLTTQPTPASSMVTTPATSDKASMASMSTQDNREGAATAGSTDDQQVNLDGSSAQQVSAASSLQGSVQQLDNNDHLFQTLVTNQDGDYKAVINDPNYPNGVWLDPDPNHYNFGWIDVVNGGKVSYLNFSTNRAGDGVVFVHEIDANGNLLQTYTLNQNGQKITSSNYGGLYSKFDNSSFSVSNSNGGVSFKRRWMYNNYDSSSAYSGVSFFAPIQVNQVVSFKDQKTGQIVASRTQTGISGQTYQVDGVPSEISDDYIVNTPANATGEMSSFGVVGNTWTNYFGGGSIRLVFTETDNHGGMDVRLYNNNGQLVKTKSGQDFYHIDANYDGSKGTEYWELPQGGRISLAKIYVPQSRDVVFTVSQKASSIPVDASTGQELPHSGQDFPKFSSNPGDQVTIDPKDLPDLPGYTKPRAPFTVTIPTDGSPVNIPYVKDTPTQPVDGQGNLIPTDAKFPDVSGNPGDQVTIDPKDLPDLPGYTKPRAPFTVTIPVAGQAIMVPYIKLKEFISVTPFNEQGQIIAPAFRIKELNPPEVKLMGYQFVAFKSENGKIMAIYRQVEQQPNKGGSEARLPETGQQVNLLNLVGIFLMTIMSWLGFKKFKQNK encoded by the coding sequence ATGGGCTTCATTGTAAATGCTAAAGCTGACTCGGAACCAGTTGCTACTATCGCTAAGAATGAAGCTCCAAATCCACAGTACAATAGTCAGATGGCTGAAAATCAAGTCGCTGGTGAAACGAATTCAATTCAGACAGGGGGAGAAAGTAATAATCAAAATTCTCCCGTTAGTACAGTGACTTCTGCAAACGATGCAGGAGCTTCCGAATCGATTAGTAATACGAGTGCAACTACGACCAGTACCAGTTCTTCAGTTCTAACAACACAACCAACACCGGCCTCATCAATGGTGACAACTCCAGCAACTTCGGATAAAGCATCGATGGCTTCAATGTCAACTCAAGATAATCGGGAGGGCGCTGCAACGGCTGGGTCAACTGATGACCAACAGGTTAACCTCGATGGTTCTTCAGCACAGCAAGTGAGTGCTGCATCGTCATTACAGGGCAGTGTTCAACAGTTAGATAACAATGATCATCTATTTCAAACCTTGGTTACTAATCAAGATGGTGATTATAAGGCAGTAATTAATGATCCCAATTATCCCAATGGAGTCTGGTTGGATCCAGATCCAAATCATTATAATTTTGGTTGGATTGATGTTGTAAATGGTGGGAAAGTTAGTTATCTAAATTTTTCGACGAATCGTGCTGGTGATGGAGTCGTTTTTGTTCATGAAATTGATGCAAATGGGAATTTACTACAAACGTATACGTTAAATCAAAACGGACAAAAAATCACCTCTAGTAACTATGGTGGACTTTACTCTAAATTTGATAATTCTTCTTTTAGTGTTTCTAATTCTAATGGTGGTGTTTCGTTTAAAAGACGCTGGATGTACAATAACTATGATAGTTCTAGTGCTTACAGTGGGGTTTCGTTTTTTGCCCCAATCCAAGTTAATCAAGTTGTAAGTTTCAAAGATCAAAAAACTGGGCAAATTGTTGCCAGTCGAACACAAACGGGGATTTCAGGTCAAACTTATCAAGTTGATGGGGTTCCAAGTGAAATATCTGATGATTATATTGTTAATACACCAGCGAATGCTACCGGCGAGATGTCCTCCTTTGGGGTGGTTGGTAATACTTGGACTAATTATTTTGGCGGTGGCTCGATTAGATTAGTTTTTACGGAAACAGATAATCATGGTGGAATGGATGTACGACTGTATAATAACAATGGACAGCTAGTTAAAACTAAAAGTGGGCAGGATTTTTATCATATTGATGCGAACTATGATGGAAGTAAAGGAACCGAGTACTGGGAACTTCCACAAGGTGGTCGGATTTCATTGGCTAAAATCTATGTTCCCCAGTCGCGGGACGTTGTATTTACAGTTAGTCAAAAAGCCAGTTCAATCCCAGTTGATGCAAGCACCGGTCAAGAACTCCCGCATTCTGGTCAAGACTTTCCTAAATTTAGTAGCAATCCAGGGGATCAAGTGACGATTGATCCGAAGGATTTACCGGATTTGCCTGGCTACACGAAGCCGCGCGCCCCGTTTACGGTCACGATTCCGACAGACGGGAGTCCAGTGAACATTCCATACGTAAAGGATACGCCCACGCAACCCGTAGATGGACAGGGGAATTTAATTCCGACGGATGCGAAGTTCCCGGATGTTAGTGGAAATCCAGGGGATCAAGTGACGATTGACCCGAAAGATTTACCGGATTTGCCTGGCTACACGAAGCCGCGCGCTCCGTTTACGGTCACGATTCCGGTTGCTGGTCAAGCGATTATGGTGCCATACATTAAGTTGAAAGAATTTATTTCAGTAACACCATTTAATGAACAAGGCCAAATTATTGCGCCAGCTTTCAGGATTAAAGAACTAAATCCACCAGAAGTTAAGTTGATGGGTTATCAGTTTGTTGCGTTTAAAAGTGAGAATGGCAAAATAATGGCAATTTACCGGCAAGTTGAACAGCAACCGAACAAAGGCGGATCTGAAGCCAGATTACCGGAGACGGGGCAGCAGGTTAACTTGTTGAACTTAGTAGGAATATTTTTAATGACCATCATGAGCTGGTTGGGCTTTAAAAAATTTAAACAAAACAAATAG